The DNA window TCTTAGCGCATCGCGCATGACCCCCCTATCATGGTTGGGCACACGGGGCTTGGATCGCCTACGGATCAGGTCCGTGGGCACTCTCGAATGGAGGTCGAAATGACCAGTCGCGTTACGGTGGCTCGCCCGGGCCGAGGGCACTTCTTCCTGCTTCTTGCGCTTCTCGTGTTGATCGCAGCCCCGGGAGTAGTTTCGACCGCCGCGGCGCAAGAGGTGGTCTCAGCCAGCGGGGACTATGTGGTGCCAAGGACAGCTGACGGCCATCCGGACCTGCAGGGGAGCTGGACGAACGTGACGCTCACTCCGTTCGAGCGGCGAGAGGGTAGGGGACCGGTGTTCACATGGGAAGAAGTCGAGGAAATCGAGCGGGTGGATGGCGATTGCCCCGCTAGCCCAGGGACGGTCGCATGCGGGAGGACCGCCAGGCAGGGTCAGAGCAATGAAGCTCGACTGTCCGGTCAGGAGTACAGCGAGGTCTATTGGGATCGGGGCACGCGGGTAGCGATCGTCAATGGCGAACCCCGAACGTCTCTGGTGACCCGTCCGTCAAACGGCCGACGGCCGCCCCTCACCCCCGAGGGTGAGCGGCGCCAACAGGAATACAGGGACTTCAGGAGCCAATTCGGCCAGTACGACCACCCGGAGCTTCGACCCCTAGCGGAACGGTGCGTCGTTTCGTTCGGCTCGAGCGCCGGACCTCCGATGATGCCCAACACCGCCTACAACAACAATTATACGATCGTGCAGAATGCCGATCACGTGATGATCCTGGCTGAAATGGTCCACGACGTGCGCATCATCCGGCTGGGTGAGCCCGATCCGCTGCCCGAACAGCTACGTCCGTGGTTCGGCGACTCGTGGGGGCACTGGGAAGGCGACACGCTCGTGGTCGAGACGAGCAACTTCAATCCTAGGCATCCGTTCCGGGGCATCCGACCTACGGACCATCTGAAGGTGACAGAGCGCTTCACGCGGGTCGACGCGGAGACGATCCTCTACGAGTTCACGATCGAGGACCCGACGACATACACCGAACCCTGGGGAGGCGAGATCCCGTTGAAGAAGTTCGACGATCTCGTCTACGAGTACGCATGTCACGAGGGTAACTACGCGCTTGCGAGCGTCTTGAGCGGCGCACGCTACGAGGAGAGGGAGGCCGAGCGGGACGGGCGCGAATAGAGGTCAGCTGCCTTCTCCCTCCGCAGCCTGTCGATCGCGAGCCCGAGGTCCAGCGACTCACCGCACCAGTCGGGTGTAGCGGTCCGGGCATCCGGATCGACCCCCAGACGGTCGTTCGCCGCTTCGAGGGCGGGGCCGCCGCCTCAGGCAGTACCGCGGAGTTCTGCGGCACGTTCGGGAGTCGAGAAAGCCGGGGGGATCAGCCCGCGACCGGATCCCGACGCCGACGCTCGGCCTGCAGGCGTTCAGCCAGGAACACCTTCAGCAGCGACTGATACGGGACGTCGCGCTGGTGGGCCAGAAGCTTGAGCTCTGCCAGCATGAAATCCGGCAGACGCAGCGAAATCGTCGACGTGGACGGACGAAGATTCGCCAGAACCGTTAGGAGCGAGAGTTCTGGCTGGGGCACGACTCCGTGGACTACCTCGACTGGAGCGAGGCGAAACCCTCGGCTTCTGACTTGAAGTCGGGGATCCTTTTTCTAGACTTCGCGCGCTTGCTCATAAACCCTCCGCCCCCCCCGGCTCATGTCACGGGCAGAGATGACTCGCACCAGATCGTCTCTGATGGTGAATACGACAAGCATCGCCCGCAAGATGGTGAGCGCAACGAGGAACGTTCCCTTCGCCGGGCAGCGTTGGTGCGTGAGATGTCGAACGAGACCCGCTCGGAGTCAGTAGCCTTCGAGTCTCGGAAACAGCTCGTCGTCCGCGAGCGGCTGCACCCCGAGCGCATTGAGCGTCATGGACACCATGCGATACCGCCCCACCGTGGCGGCCACACTCATCATCTGGTGCGTGTCGTAGCGCTCGGACAGCCTGGCCCAGGTCTCGTCGGAGATCATCGTATCCCGATGCATCTCGTTTGCCGCGTCGATCAGCGCCCTCTCGTAGTCGGTCCAGCCGAGGGCGTCCTTGCCCTGCGCGATCCAGAGCGGCTCCAGCCCATGATCGCGGGCGCGCCCTACGCTGCCGACGTGCTTCGCCCATTCGTAGACCGCCTGTGTGTTCCAGCCCGTGCGGAGGATGAGCAGCTCGCGGTCGTGCGGGGTCATTCGAGTCCGCTCCGGATTCAGCACGTACGCCGAATTCGCGGCGTGCTCCGCCATCGCAGGGTGCCGCTCGAAGGTTCGCGTGACGCGTAACCCTCGGCCCTCCACAGGCTCGACTCGAGGCACCGTGAGCGGTGGCTCCCGGTCCGGGACTTCGATGAGGTAGGCGACTTCATCGGTGGGGATGCGCGCGGTCGCGTCGTCGTCGGGCTGGATCCCGAGGGTGTTGAAGAGGATCGCGTGCGACGTGGTCTCGGTCACCGTCACGACGGCGTCCATGAGGTTGTGGAGGTCGTACCGCTCCGAGAGCGCCCGCCATGTCTCGTCGGTGACGGACGAGTTTGTGAAGAGCTCGTCGGCCAGCCCGAGTAGGCGCGCCTCGAACTCGTTCCAGCCTTCGGCAGGCCCCTCCGCCACGCGCAGTACCTCTTCGGCGCTCAAATTCGAGTCGCTCGCTCGACTCGCGTGCGTCGCCCAGAGGTTGGCGCTCTGGGTGAGCCATGCGGTGCGCAGAATCAGCATCGCACGGTGGCGCGGAGACAGCGTGGTCTCCTGCGCGAGGTAGCGCGCGAACGGAAGGATCCGGTCGGCCAAAGCGGGCACGCGCACGAGCGTGCGCAGCGCGTTGATCGAGTGGCCGTCCGCTTCATGCCGCTCGAAAGCGGCGCGCTGATCCTCGGTCCACTCGGCCTCAGGGAGCGGTGGCACTCGGGGCTCCGTCAGCCGATCGCCGGCCCCATCAGCCCAGCGCGTGCCCGGGGAGGCGGTGATCGCGTGCGCCGGCTCGATCCGGAGCAGCGCTCCGTCGTCCTCGTCGGTCAGCAGATAGAGGTACCCGTCCGGCCCCTGTTTCACTTCTCGGATACGCTGCTTGAGCTCGGTGAGCAACCACTCACGCCTGACCTCCTCACCCAGTCGGTTGAAGACGATCCGTTCCAGGTGCCCCGTGCGCTGCATCCGCCCGACCATCATCGAGCCGACGAAGAGGTTGCCCTGCCACTCCGGGAAGTGCTCGCCGGTGTAGAAGGTCAATCCGGTCGGCGCGACCGACGGCCACCAAAGGATTTCCGGCTCCTCGAACTCCACGAGCCACGGCGTGTCCGTCACTCGGGCGCCGTTGTACTGACGGCTGTACGAGGCGAGCGGCCAGCCGTAGTTACGGCCCGGCCGGATGATGTTGGTTTCGTCACCACCCTGAGGTCCGTTCTCCGTCGCCCACAGATCTCCGGTCTCCGGATGAAAGTCCAGGCCCATCTGGTTTCGGTGCCCCAGGGAATAGATCTCGGGCAAATAGTCGGCGTCACCGAGGAACGGATTACCGTCCGCGGCTTCACCGTCGGCGTTCAGCCGCAGGAGCTTGCCGAAATGTGTGCTCGGGTCCTGCGCGTATTCCCCAGTCTCCGCGAACACGTACGAGCCGCCGACGCTCATGAACAGCGTCCCGTCCGGGGCGAAGAGCAGTTTGGACGCCGCGATGCCCAGATCCCACCCCTTCGCCACGAAGATGTCGCGCACATCGGTCAGTACGCCCGCGTCGAGGCGACCCCGGGCCAGCGCGACCGTCAGGCTATCCGTTCCGTCGCGCTCGATAGACTTCGTGTACGTCAGATACACCACGCGGTCGTCGTCCGGGTGAAGGGCGACGTCCATGAGCCCGGCGCGGGGGCTGCGCGAGAATACTTCCGGCACACCGGGGATCGCTCGCTCCAGCAGCCGGCCGTCACGAATCACGCGCAGCGTGCCCTTGTCGCGTTCGGTCACCAGGATGTCGCCGTTGTCCCGAAACGCCATCCCCCATGGATGCGAGAGACCGGTCGCGATGGGCACGACGCGAATGCGAGGTACCTCGGCAGTGCGGAGCACGACCTGCCGGTCCAGAGCTGGTAGCGCCGGGATGCCATCACGTGCCTGGGCGGACGCGGACCCAATGGACAGCGTAAGCGCGAGTGGGAGCGCCAACAGACGCTGCGCTCGGCTAATGTGGCTCATGGCTCCTCCCAACTGGAACCGGCAATCTACAGCGCTCACCACCGGTGGCCGCAATCACCCCACCACGACGATCCAGGCGCTCGCCTTCCGTGCGGCGGAGAATCTGGTGCAGGCGGCGAAAGCCGGAGACGTCTGACGGGTAGCGGGACCCTCACCGGAGGTCCTCGTACGCGGCCCTCACCCAGCGCTCTGTGCCAGCGCCGGGCTCAGCGAAGCCTCGGGCCGGATTCGCGGCGACGACCTCATCCACCGAGAGACCCTCGGCGATGTGGGCGCGGATCCGCTGACGGATGGTGACGAGCATCGAGCGATACTCCAGCAGCTCCGTGCGCGTGGAGAGCTGGCCATGGCCGGGGATAATCGTCGTATCGTCCCCGATCAGTCCCGCGATGCCCCACAGGGCGTCGATCATCCCGCTGATCGCTCCCCCGTTCGGCCCATCGATGAACGGCAGGCCGTAGCGCACGAAGACGTCACCGGTGTGGATGACGTTCGAATCGCGGAAGAACACCACGGCGTCGCCGTCCGTATGCGCCGGCCCGAAGTGGACGATGTCGATCTGGTTGTCGTTGTAGTGGAAGCGGATGGATTCCCCGAAGGTGATCTTGGGCAGTCCCTCTTTCGAGTACGCCTCCTGGAGCCGGTTGGACAGAGACACGATCTGGTCCGTCTCCATCCGCCGTCGGCTGTTTTCTTGAGCCACGATGATCGCGCCGGCCCTCCCGAAGTTCTCGTTCCCGTCGGTGTGGTCGTAGTGCCAGTGGGTGTTGATGACGAAGTCGACAGGGTTGTCGGTCAGCTCAGCTATAGCCGCCGTGATCTTCTCGGTGAGCGGCGCGAATTGGTCGTCGACGATGAACGTGCCGTCGTCCCCGATCGAGACCCCGATGTTCCCACCGCTCCCCTGAAGCATGTAGATGGACTCGGTGACCCGCACTGTCCGGATCTGGATGTCGTCGAAGTTCTGGGCCGAACTCAGCGCGGGGCAGGCTAGGAGCCCGAGGACGGCAGACGTCGTGCGTCTCATGATCACTCTCTCTGGTTCGTGCGGTGTTCTTACTCTGCGGTGTTCTTACTCTATAGCCGGTCCGCGCACTCGCGCACCGTCAAGCAACTTGCGCGCTGCGGCCCGGACTGTCAGGATGGCGGCGGTGACCCTCACTGAAGCGGGCCGGACCCGGGAGCGAAGACGATCATGACGAACGACAATTGCTGGCGGCTTCGGCGTCTGTCCCCTTTCATCTCGCTTACACTCGGGCTCGGCGTACTGATCTCGGCGCCGATGGCGGTAGCGGCTCAGGGACCGGGGACGGAAGACGGACAGTGGACGTTCCTCGGCGGGGACGCGTGGCACACGCGCTACACGCCGGCGACCGAAATCAACGCGGCCAACTTCGAGGATCTCGAAGTGCTGTGGCAGTGGCAGGCGGAGAGCTTCGGTTCGAGCACGTCCCGCGCGACGCCGACTTATGTCGATGGCAAGCTGATCACGGTCACCGGATACCGTCGACATGTGGTCGCCCTCGATCCAGCGACTGGAGAGCTGCTGTGGAGCTTCACCGAGCCGAACACGGCTCGCTGGGAGTACTCCATGCGGGCCGGTTACGGAAAGGGAATCGCGTACGGTGAGATCGATGGCAGGGGCGTCGTGTACATCTCGACGCCTGGCTTCTTCCTTCACGCGTTGGACGCCGAGACCGGTCAGCCGCTCGAAGGTTGGGGGGAAGGCGTGCCGATTGATGGCTTCCCTGCCTCCGGCAGCGTGGACCTGCTCGCGGATCTGATCGAGGGCTGGGAACCGTGGGAGAGCCTGAATCAGGAGTACGATCCCTACCAGGGCATTCCGTTGGAGATCGGCTATATCACGACTTCGTCGCCGCCCATCGTGGTCAATGATGTGGTGATCGTCGGGAACTCGGCCGAGCAGGGGTACAACCAGACGCGGGTCGAGATGATCCCGGGCGACATCATGGCGTACGACGCTCGCACGGGAGACTTGAAGTGGAAGTTCCACGTCATCCCTCGTCCGGGCGAGTTCGGGCATGACACGTGGGAGAACGACGCGTGGGAATGGACCGGCGACGTGTCGTCGTGGGCGCCGATGTCGGCTGACCCGGAGCTGGGCCTCGTCTATATCCCGACGAACGGCGCCACCATGGACTTTTACGGCGGTTTTCGTCCGGGTGACAACCTCTTCAGCACGAGCATCATCGCGCTGGACGTCGAGACCGGCGAACGGCGATGGCACTACCAGTTGGTCCATCACGACATCTGGAACTACGACACACCCACCGCCCCGATCTTGATGGACGTCACAGTCGATGGCGAAGAGATCAAGGGACTGTTCCAGGCCACGAAGCAGGCCTTCCTCTATGCGCTGAACCGCGAGACGGGCGAGCCGATCTGGCCCATCGAGGAGCGGCCGGTGCCGCAGTCCCTGGTGCCGGGCGAGAAGCTGGCGGCCACCCAGCCGTTCCCGACCAAGCCGGCGCCGTTCGATCTGCAGGGACGGACCGAAGAGCAGCTCATCGACTATACGCCCGAGATCCGACGGCGGGCGCTGGAGGTCGCACGGAACGGCAACATGTTCGCACCCTTCTTCAACCCACCGACGCATGTGGGCAATCCGGAGGGAGCGGGTCCTGGACGGATCTGTCCCGGGGATACGGGTGGCGTGAACATCACCGGCCCCCCCGTGGCGGATCCGGTGGCGGGCGTAATCTTCATCACCTCGCACAGTGGGTGCGGGTCCGTGTTCCTGTCCCCCGGCGTCGAATCCCCGTTGGACGGCCCCAATCAGACGGGCGTTACCCACTCCGACTTCTCTCGGAGCCGCAGTGGATTCGGCCGTGGCGGCCGAGGCGGCCGAGGTGGCGGAGGTGGCCGAGGTGCCGCTACGACCGTCGATGGCCTTTCGATCTGGAAGGGGCCCATCGGTCGGATCAGCGCGATCGATCTGAACACGGGTGAGTACCTCTGGGTGATCCCCCACGGCGATGCTCCGGAAGACCAGCAGGACCGTATCCGGAATCACCCGCTGCTTCAGGGGGTCCCCGGCGTTCAGGTGAACCAGGGCCGAAGAGGGCACTCCGTTATGGTAGCGACGCCTACGCTGCTCTTGGCCTCAGGCCAGACCAGTGACGGGACTCCTCACCTGTTCGCGATCGACAAGCGCACCGGGGAGCGTGTCGGTGCGGTGGAGCTGCCGGGTGGGACCCGGTACGGCATGTCGAGTTGGGTCCACGAAGGACGGCAGTACGTGGTCATCCAGCTCAGTGACGGCCTGGCGGTGATGGGCCTCAACCCGGCCTCCTAACAGATCGGTTCTGCTCAGGGGCGTTGGGCTCCTTCGACGACCTAGTTCCGAACGATCTCGATGGCTAGCAGCTCGGCGCGCCGGTCGAGGCCGATGCGCACCGTGTAGCGTTCCGACCGCTCTTCACCGAGCGTGCCCTGGACCTGAAGAGGCATGTCGGTGGGGACCTGGCAGAACATGTAGAAGCCTCCGGCGTCGGAGGTCGTTTCGAAGCCGGACTCGTCGCCGCCGAAGGCGAGGAGCTCGGCCAACGAGGGGGCGCTATAGTCCGTCCACAGGACACGCACTGTCGCGCCGGCGACGGGACGGGCACGGGCGTCACGGACTTGCCCGGTCAGCACCGCCGAGTTTTCGGGACGGGGCTGCCCCCTGCACGCTTCGAACAGGACGTCACCCACAGCCGGCATATGGTGGTCGAGCGTGGTCATCTCGCCTCGGATGATGTCGCGGGCGACCGGATTGGGGACGAAACCGTATTGCTCCAACTCCGGATCGATAAAGCGGACCTGGTAGCGACCTGGGCTGAGGCCGGTGATGCTGTACCGGCCTTCCGCGTTCGTATAGACCTCCTGGTTCGAACCGACCACACCCACGCGGACCCCCCGCCGCACCATGCCGAGGCTGTCCACCACGACGCCTTCGACGCCTCCGGTCTGCACTCGCGATCCGAGACTGCGCCCTCCGGCTTCCCGAACCTCCAACACGCGCCCCCCGGTCTGATGGAAGCCGGTCACGAAGCGACGCGGCCTGCCCTGGGAATCCGTGCGCTGCGCGACGACCGGCATGCGGATCCACCATTCAGGAACGATCCACGTGCCGTTCGGCATCCGCCTGAAGTCCACTCGGCCACCGACGCCGCGCGACGAGATGTCCGGATCGAGGTACTCGTAACGAAACTCGAGCCAACGGAGCTCGGAGGTCTTAGTGTCGATCCACATCGTGCCGGCAATGTCCGCGACCCTCTTGTTATCGCCTGTAGGCTCGAAGCTGAGCCCAATCAGGCCTTCGGTCGCGCCGCCGTCACGCGCCAAGCGGAAGCAGTGCGTATCGAGAAACGCGTCGGATAACAGCACGCTCGCGTTGGGTGCGAAGTAGAGCTGGTCGCGACCATCGGCCTGGACGAAGCCGTTAGCGACCAGGTCTTCGGCGGGACGGCTGTCGAAGGGCGTCTGCATGTACCCTTCGCGCCGTGTCTCTTCCTCGCTGAGGATCGTGTGGTCCGTATCGAGCCTACGGTTGTAGATCATCGTCTCGTATCGGTACGCGCCCTGCTCATCCGTGAAGGCCGCCGCGCTGAGCGCCTTGCGGGCCTCGTCCCAGACGACGGCGATCGCCAGCCCTTCTTCCTCCGGATGGAGCGTGCAGCGCCCGCCATCGAGCTCGACCTCGATGCCTTCGAGCTGGATCGCGCTGGACTCGAGCCGCACGTCCTGGGGAACCGACATGCCCTCGGCCACTTCGAAGAGATCGCTCTCGCGGGTCGCCATCCCGATCATCTCGACCCGCACCCTGTACGTTGCCGCCGGAATGCCGATGAAGAGTGCTCGCCCCCTCTCATCGGTCAGCGCGGTCTGGACCGTCGCCCCGCTTGGGTCGACGAGGTACGTCAGCGCTCCAAATACGGGGTCCGATCCCGGTCCGCGCACACGGACCACGACGGTTTGGGCCGACACGG is part of the Gemmatimonadota bacterium genome and encodes:
- a CDS encoding PQQ-dependent sugar dehydrogenase, which codes for MSHISRAQRLLALPLALTLSIGSASAQARDGIPALPALDRQVVLRTAEVPRIRVVPIATGLSHPWGMAFRDNGDILVTERDKGTLRVIRDGRLLERAIPGVPEVFSRSPRAGLMDVALHPDDDRVVYLTYTKSIERDGTDSLTVALARGRLDAGVLTDVRDIFVAKGWDLGIAASKLLFAPDGTLFMSVGGSYVFAETGEYAQDPSTHFGKLLRLNADGEAADGNPFLGDADYLPEIYSLGHRNQMGLDFHPETGDLWATENGPQGGDETNIIRPGRNYGWPLASYSRQYNGARVTDTPWLVEFEEPEILWWPSVAPTGLTFYTGEHFPEWQGNLFVGSMMVGRMQRTGHLERIVFNRLGEEVRREWLLTELKQRIREVKQGPDGYLYLLTDEDDGALLRIEPAHAITASPGTRWADGAGDRLTEPRVPPLPEAEWTEDQRAAFERHEADGHSINALRTLVRVPALADRILPFARYLAQETTLSPRHRAMLILRTAWLTQSANLWATHASRASDSNLSAEEVLRVAEGPAEGWNEFEARLLGLADELFTNSSVTDETWRALSERYDLHNLMDAVVTVTETTSHAILFNTLGIQPDDDATARIPTDEVAYLIEVPDREPPLTVPRVEPVEGRGLRVTRTFERHPAMAEHAANSAYVLNPERTRMTPHDRELLILRTGWNTQAVYEWAKHVGSVGRARDHGLEPLWIAQGKDALGWTDYERALIDAANEMHRDTMISDETWARLSERYDTHQMMSVAATVGRYRMVSMTLNALGVQPLADDELFPRLEGY
- a CDS encoding MBL fold metallo-hydrolase — its product is MRRTTSAVLGLLACPALSSAQNFDDIQIRTVRVTESIYMLQGSGGNIGVSIGDDGTFIVDDQFAPLTEKITAAIAELTDNPVDFVINTHWHYDHTDGNENFGRAGAIIVAQENSRRRMETDQIVSLSNRLQEAYSKEGLPKITFGESIRFHYNDNQIDIVHFGPAHTDGDAVVFFRDSNVIHTGDVFVRYGLPFIDGPNGGAISGMIDALWGIAGLIGDDTTIIPGHGQLSTRTELLEYRSMLVTIRQRIRAHIAEGLSVDEVVAANPARGFAEPGAGTERWVRAAYEDLR
- a CDS encoding PQQ-binding-like beta-propeller repeat protein → MTNDNCWRLRRLSPFISLTLGLGVLISAPMAVAAQGPGTEDGQWTFLGGDAWHTRYTPATEINAANFEDLEVLWQWQAESFGSSTSRATPTYVDGKLITVTGYRRHVVALDPATGELLWSFTEPNTARWEYSMRAGYGKGIAYGEIDGRGVVYISTPGFFLHALDAETGQPLEGWGEGVPIDGFPASGSVDLLADLIEGWEPWESLNQEYDPYQGIPLEIGYITTSSPPIVVNDVVIVGNSAEQGYNQTRVEMIPGDIMAYDARTGDLKWKFHVIPRPGEFGHDTWENDAWEWTGDVSSWAPMSADPELGLVYIPTNGATMDFYGGFRPGDNLFSTSIIALDVETGERRWHYQLVHHDIWNYDTPTAPILMDVTVDGEEIKGLFQATKQAFLYALNRETGEPIWPIEERPVPQSLVPGEKLAATQPFPTKPAPFDLQGRTEEQLIDYTPEIRRRALEVARNGNMFAPFFNPPTHVGNPEGAGPGRICPGDTGGVNITGPPVADPVAGVIFITSHSGCGSVFLSPGVESPLDGPNQTGVTHSDFSRSRSGFGRGGRGGRGGGGGRGAATTVDGLSIWKGPIGRISAIDLNTGEYLWVIPHGDAPEDQQDRIRNHPLLQGVPGVQVNQGRRGHSVMVATPTLLLASGQTSDGTPHLFAIDKRTGERVGAVELPGGTRYGMSSWVHEGRQYVVIQLSDGLAVMGLNPAS
- a CDS encoding carboxypeptidase regulatory-like domain-containing protein, producing the protein MRVRKGMNRSRVLYALAAAFSLLPATVSAQTVVVRVRGPGSDPVFGALTYLVDPSGATVQTALTDERGRALFIGIPAATYRVRVEMIGMATRESDLFEVAEGMSVPQDVRLESSAIQLEGIEVELDGGRCTLHPEEEGLAIAVVWDEARKALSAAAFTDEQGAYRYETMIYNRRLDTDHTILSEEETRREGYMQTPFDSRPAEDLVANGFVQADGRDQLYFAPNASVLLSDAFLDTHCFRLARDGGATEGLIGLSFEPTGDNKRVADIAGTMWIDTKTSELRWLEFRYEYLDPDISSRGVGGRVDFRRMPNGTWIVPEWWIRMPVVAQRTDSQGRPRRFVTGFHQTGGRVLEVREAGGRSLGSRVQTGGVEGVVVDSLGMVRRGVRVGVVGSNQEVYTNAEGRYSITGLSPGRYQVRFIDPELEQYGFVPNPVARDIIRGEMTTLDHHMPAVGDVLFEACRGQPRPENSAVLTGQVRDARARPVAGATVRVLWTDYSAPSLAELLAFGGDESGFETTSDAGGFYMFCQVPTDMPLQVQGTLGEERSERYTVRIGLDRRAELLAIEIVRN